CGCCCACGTTATTTCCGAGCTGTCCAGCAGTTTGCGGAAGTTAGCGGTAGCGATCGGGTCATAGGCACGAATTTGCGCTCCTGCCTCCAGCAGCGACTGCATAATATCCAGCGCCGGGGCATCTCTTACGTCATCTGTGTTCGGTTTAAATGCCAGCCCCCATATGCCAATCGTGGCTCCTTCCAGCTCGCCCAGCGCTTCTTCCAGCTTGCGAATCACATTAAAGCGCTGCCCCTGATTCACTTCCACCACGGATTTCAGCAGCTTGAATTCATAGTCCACATTGCCCGCAATTTGGATCAGCGCTTGTGTATCCTTGGGAAAACAAGAGCCGCCATAGCCAATACCTGCGGATAAAAAGGAGGAACCGATCCGCTGATCCAGCCCCATGCCGTGGGCCACGCGCGTGACATCCGCGCCCACCTTTTCGCAAATATTTGCAATCTCATTAATAAACGAAATTTTGGTCGCCAAAAAAGCATTTGACGCGTACTTGATCATTTCCGCCGAACGGATATCTGTGGTTAGGATGTTCGTCGTGAGCGGCTCGTGCAACGCAGTCAGCACTGAGGCCACATGCGGGTCGGAAGCTCCGATGACGATGCGATCCGGATGTAGCGTATCCAGTACTGCCGAGCCTTCACGTAAAAATTCAGGCACCGAAGCGACGCCAAAAGGATGGCTCGTGCGGCTTGCAATCAGGTTCTGAATCCGTTCGTTCGTGCCGACAGGCACCGTGCTTTTGGTAACAATCACCTTGTAGCCGTTCATGGCATCAGCCACCTCGCAGGCGGCTCCTTCAATATAGGACAGATTGGCTTCGCCGCTTGGCAGTGAAGGTGTACCCACCGCCAAAATAACAATCTCGGCCTCTTTTACCGCAGCGGTTGTATCTGTCGTAAAGCTCAGTCGGCCCTGCTCGACATTGTCTTTGATTAACGCCTTTAATCCCGGTTCATAAATCGGTACTCCTCCTGCGCGAAGCTGACGAATTTTGTCCTCATTCTGATCGATACAGACGACGGTATTCCCAAGTGCAGCAAAACAGATCCCCGACACCAGTCCAACATACCCGGCACCTATTACACATAGCTTCAAAGCGATTCCCCCTTTTACATGCTGTCTTATTGCATCGTGCTTTTACCCGGCTTCACTTCTCTATACCTCTCCCCGTGTGCCGATTATGATAGAGCGTGAGCCGTTTGTTTTGCCGATAGGATTTGAGAAAACGATAGATATACACTGGATTGTTATAGGCATACCTCTTCCACAACCGCTTCGGCTCACAGATCAGACGGTACAGCCACTCCAATCCCAGTCTTTGTATCGTTAACGGCGGTCTGCGAACCTTTCCGGTAATATAGTCAAAGGCCGCTCCTACCCCAATCATCACACCCCTGACGCGATCCTTGTTGCGATACATCCATATTTCCTGCTTCGGGCAGCCTAAGCTGACGAATATGATATGCGCACCTGACGCATTGATTTCATGAATGATCCGCTCCTCCTCATCTGGCTGAAGCTCCCGAAATGGCGGTGAAAAGCTGCCTGCGATGCGGATTCCAGGGTAATCCTGTCTCATCCTTTCCATTAAGCTATCCAGCGTATCCGGCGTACTGCCGTAAAAATATACGCTCACCTCCGTCTGTGGCGCACGCTCGCACAGCTTGAGCATCAGACTGGGGCCATCCACCCGATCCTGACGCTCAAATCCGTACAGCTTAAGCGCCCATACCAGTGGCATGCCATCCGGAGTACATAAATCTGCACGAGCGAGTGCTTCGTGGAACTCAGGCTGATTCCCCGCCGTGACAATCGAATGCGTGTTGCAGATACAGACATAGCTATTCTTTCGTCCGGCTGCCCATTGCTCCAGCGTGTGCACCGTCTCCTGAAACGTAAGCGCCGCAATCTCTGCGTCCGCGATCCTTCCAACTCTATACTGAGGCAGCTGCTTCATCATTACGCTCCTCCATAGCCTTGCTATATATCGCCATCAACTGCTTGGCATTGACTTCCTCCGTATAGCGTGCAGTGTATATTTCCGACACCTGCTGTCTCATAGCTGCATAATTTTCATAGGCTACTGCACGGCGAATTACGGTCTTTATATTTTCCAAATCATCATGCTGAAAATGGAAACCCGTCACCCCATCCTCTACCACTTCCTCCAACGCGCCGATCCGGCTGCACAGCACCGGAGTTCCGACGGAATAGGACTCTACAATCGTCATGGGAAAGCCCTCATACCAAATGGAAGGCACCATGACATACATGGCCCGACTCATGCAATCCAGCACCGTGTCTGCATCCTGCTGGCCGAGAAACCGGATATCCTCCTGCGGGTAAGCGGCGGTCAGTTCAGCCTTTTCCGGGCCGTCCCCAATGATGACCAGTCTCAGGCCCGCCCGATCCTCCAGCCCGGACCAGGCTTGCAGCAGATTGCGCACTCCTTTTTCCCGTGAAATCCGCCCTACAAACAACAGATAACGATCATTCGGGTCATACTTGGCTTCCGCTGTTTTAGGTTGAATAAAATTCGATTTTACTGAGATGCGATCCAGCGGAATGCCGCTTTCCGCAAATTTGTTCCGTGCAAACTCCGTTAGCGCAATGTAGCGGCTTACCTTGTGCTGCCATGTGCCGATCAACTCGTTGAACTTGATCATTGCCGCCACCGGAATCGTCTGCAGCTGTGAGCCTCGGTAGCAGCCATGGCGGATGGAGTGCAATAGTGTGCCGTGCAGGCATTTTTCACAAACCTCATTCCCCCGCATAAAGGTCGCAGCCGGACAAA
This DNA window, taken from Paenibacillus kribbensis, encodes the following:
- a CDS encoding glycosyltransferase family 4 protein codes for the protein MSEQVSRQMNSPVSKVLIIHNFYQQSGGEDKVVEQESAMLHSRGIETEHYYVHNDSIQSKGLANMAKLAVEATWSLPEFKRIQKMLLQVKPDVVHVHNFFPVISPSVYHACERLGIPVVQTLHNYRLICPAATFMRGNEVCEKCLHGTLLHSIRHGCYRGSQLQTIPVAAMIKFNELIGTWQHKVSRYIALTEFARNKFAESGIPLDRISVKSNFIQPKTAEAKYDPNDRYLLFVGRISREKGVRNLLQAWSGLEDRAGLRLVIIGDGPEKAELTAAYPQEDIRFLGQQDADTVLDCMSRAMYVMVPSIWYEGFPMTIVESYSVGTPVLCSRIGALEEVVEDGVTGFHFQHDDLENIKTVIRRAVAYENYAAMRQQVSEIYTARYTEEVNAKQLMAIYSKAMEERNDEAAASV
- a CDS encoding WecB/TagA/CpsF family glycosyltransferase, with the protein product MMKQLPQYRVGRIADAEIAALTFQETVHTLEQWAAGRKNSYVCICNTHSIVTAGNQPEFHEALARADLCTPDGMPLVWALKLYGFERQDRVDGPSLMLKLCERAPQTEVSVYFYGSTPDTLDSLMERMRQDYPGIRIAGSFSPPFRELQPDEEERIIHEINASGAHIIFVSLGCPKQEIWMYRNKDRVRGVMIGVGAAFDYITGKVRRPPLTIQRLGLEWLYRLICEPKRLWKRYAYNNPVYIYRFLKSYRQNKRLTLYHNRHTGRGIEK
- a CDS encoding UDP-glucose dehydrogenase family protein is translated as MKLCVIGAGYVGLVSGICFAALGNTVVCIDQNEDKIRQLRAGGVPIYEPGLKALIKDNVEQGRLSFTTDTTAAVKEAEIVILAVGTPSLPSGEANLSYIEGAACEVADAMNGYKVIVTKSTVPVGTNERIQNLIASRTSHPFGVASVPEFLREGSAVLDTLHPDRIVIGASDPHVASVLTALHEPLTTNILTTDIRSAEMIKYASNAFLATKISFINEIANICEKVGADVTRVAHGMGLDQRIGSSFLSAGIGYGGSCFPKDTQALIQIAGNVDYEFKLLKSVVEVNQGQRFNVIRKLEEALGELEGATIGIWGLAFKPNTDDVRDAPALDIMQSLLEAGAQIRAYDPIATANFRKLLDSSEITWADSAQEAAEGCDALCLLTEWEEFGEVGLGELNELMKHPIMIDGRNVYSEEQIRRSAFAYYSVGRPQLNNMDVDYQRSVLNP